From the genome of Uranotaenia lowii strain MFRU-FL chromosome 1, ASM2978415v1, whole genome shotgun sequence, one region includes:
- the LOC129738324 gene encoding O-acyltransferase like protein-like, whose translation MVEEVFSLERGVARSARACINRQIADRYQLRVEPRVSVRHCYREATERPRLEILEICFLLLVLGLILVKIPATRYDMRLNSHRGYPPGFYHQPPAGSKLGQQLLVTFSFPRNIQQLKDPVSSRSRRDLQFLEAFRVIQMIRVVIVHVVLALAKVPQANTAFVESMQYHPLMVIYIAEFQNYIQTFLSISGMLLVVNFAEQPQKTARWKTFLKLLMVRLARLVPVYWFVMLLETSVVRRFMVGPIGHQFVGEGFQNCRRWWWANLLFINNFTSKKDTCLLPTWYLATEIQLFVIGLAAVMLIWKFPRLRVLFFAIMFTYAGLFPTLASYLSRLPPAMTTDLKTSANLLRAHPYQMALYFPFHQNIGAYTFGMFAGFIYLRYRDSKRSLLHSNSFKYLFKLATLLYLVCILSVYWMVIYRTKLHRLVLAIYSTVFKQSWAIETTFLQLFLALSSSNYWWKRALSHPIFGVGGKLCYCIFLIHFIVIEMVFGQAPEPVVTSIRSGISFGTQVFMWSLSLGALLAIYVEQPAANLLKLALGTRKQDSETSPALENNKSLLKRPDDDEDDDDDGPGPTERSNHLSGFTPEPETLPSSQALAIVPTRVYKRKKCPDPSIVTPLTSVHLPDMATSTSTASSLTIVQILILLLGREIPTTSSVDANER comes from the exons ATGGTGGAGGAGGTCTTCTCGTTAGAACGCGGCGTTGCTCGATCTGCACGCGCATGCATAAATCGACAAATCGCGGACCGTTACCAGCTGCGGGTGGAGCCACGAGTTTCCGTTCGGCATTGCTACCGGGAGGCTACCGAACGGCCGCGGTTGG aaATCCTGGAAATTTGCTTTCTGCTGCTCGTTTTGGGGCTGATATTGGTCAAAATACCGGCCACCAGGTACGATATGCGGCTGAACAGCCATAGAGGCTATCCACCCGGTTTCTACCATCAACCTCCTGCGGGGTCCAAGCTCGGTCAGCAGCTTCTGGTGACCTTTTCCTTTCCCCGGAACATCCAGCAGCTGAAGGATCCCGTCAGTAGTCGAAGTCGCAGGGATTTGCAGTTTCTGGAAGCTTTTAGAGTTATCCAGATGATTCGGGTTGTTATTGTTCACGTAGTACTGGCCCTAGCGAAAGTACCTCAGGCTAATACGGCGTTTGTGGAGTCTATGCAGTACCACCCCTTGATGGTAATCTACATAGCTGAGTTCCAGAACTATATCCAAACGTTTTTATCGATATCCGGAATGCTATTGGTGGTCAATTTTGCGGAGCAGCCACAGAAAACGGCTCGgtggaaaacatttttaaagctgTTGATGGTCAGATTAGCCCGTTTGGTACCGGTCTATTGGTTTGTGATGCTTCTGGAGACATCTGTGGTTCGCAGGTTTATGGTAGGACCCATAGGACATCAGTTCGTGGgagaaggatttcaaaattgtcgtcgATGGTGGTGGGCCAATTTGCTGTTTATCAACAACTTCACCAGTAAAAAGGATACG TGTCTCCTTCCGACGTGGTATTTAGCCACAGAAATCCAACTCTTCGTTATCGGACTGGCAGCAGTGATGCTAATTTGGAAGTTTCCTCGGCTGAGAGTACTATTCTTCGCAATAATGTTCACCTATGCCGGTTTGTTTCCAACTCTAGCTAGCTATTTGAGTCGTCTGCCTCCAGCGATGACTACCGATCTCAAAACGAGTGCCAACTTACTGAGAGCTCATCCGTACCAGATGGCGCTCTACTTTCCCTTCCATCAGAACATCGGAGCATATACATTCGGAATGTTTGCTGGATTTATCTATCTTCGCTATCGAGACTCTAAGAGAAGTCTGCTTCACTCGAATAGCTTCAAGTATCTCTTCAAATTGGCAACTCTGCTGTACCTAGTTTGCATTTTGTCCGTCTATTGGATGGTCATTTATAGAACAAAACTCCACCGACTAGTTTTGGCTATTTATTCAACAGTATTTAAGCAGTCGTGGGCCATCGAAACAACGTTCCTACAGCTATTTTTAGCTCTTAGCTCCTCGAATTACTGGTGGAAACGAGCGTTGAGCCACCCTATTTTCGGAGTCGGGGGAAAACTGTGCTACTGCATATTTCTCATCCATTTCATCGTGATCGAGATGGTTTTCGGGCAGGCACCGGAACCGGTTGTTACATCGATAAGATCTGgt ATAAGTTTCGGAACTCAAGTCTTCATGTGGAGCCTCTCTTTGGGGGCACTTCTCGCGATATACGTAGAACAACCGGCCGCAAATCTTCTGAAGCTCGCTCTAGGCACTCGAAAACAAGATTCAGAAACATCGCCAGCCCTCGAAAACAACAAATCACT ACTTAAACGGCCGGATGACgatgaggatgatgatgatgatg GTCCTGGTCCAACTGAACGATCCAACCACCTGTCTGGCTTTACACCGGAACCGGAAACGTTGCCCAGTTCCCAAGCGCTCGCCATTGTTCCTACTAGAGTGTATAAGCGGAAGAAGTGCCCAGATCCATCGATTGTTACCCCTCTTACTTCTGTCCACCTGCCTG ATATGGCGACGTCGACTTCGACGGCGTCGTCGCTGACGATTgttcaaatattgattttgcTACTAGGTAGAGAAATACCCACTACTTCGAGTGTAGATGCTAATGAGCGATAA